In one Sporomusa sphaeroides DSM 2875 genomic region, the following are encoded:
- a CDS encoding methyl-accepting chemotaxis protein — MGFFSKIKISTKLAIGYLILCLLLVGIGTMGLRKIDNMVTNTNALYDDSLLGISNLKDLVTEIVEVRLALQRIVLPEYKDQISTLIADVDKRAERANQLLIAYESAMTDPDDRAMFQTLKQILGDYRKVRVQAIDAAVSGDYVMANQFYQNNVLPTIGELSTHTHKMVEWNDRTGRQYIETCKKDYENARLELFVLMGVSLVLAILAAILITRSIVKPLGDLVKVSNRIAKGDLSGQLIVKRQDEIGELETAVGNMLTNLRTVILGVQNGADNVAASSEELTASADQSSQTANSIAVSIIDVAQGMERQRSIVGDSVDTAQKISAEANQIAANAKSVEATSDKTAQSTKEGLKAVETATNQMTSIQKTVKNLEHEITGLGVRSNEIGQIVETISGIAGQTNLLALNAAIEAARAGEQGRGFAVVAEEVRKLAEQSQEAAKQIATLVGDIQQDTNKAVQAMQAGTREVTVGAELVGSAGSAFREIAELVGQTSSQVREISVLIRAMATGSQEIVVGAEIVNTVIQETAGQTQSVSAATEQQLASMQEIAAASQALAKRAEELQAIVQKFIL; from the coding sequence ATGGGTTTTTTTTCTAAAATAAAAATCAGCACGAAACTAGCGATTGGCTATTTAATTTTATGTTTATTGTTGGTCGGCATCGGAACCATGGGCTTGCGCAAAATAGACAATATGGTCACCAACACGAATGCGCTGTATGATGATTCTTTATTGGGAATTAGCAATTTGAAAGATCTTGTTACTGAAATAGTAGAAGTGCGCTTGGCATTGCAGCGGATTGTCCTGCCAGAATACAAAGATCAGATTTCCACACTAATTGCTGATGTTGACAAACGTGCAGAACGCGCCAATCAATTGCTTATAGCGTATGAAAGTGCGATGACAGATCCGGATGACCGGGCGATGTTTCAAACGCTCAAACAAATTTTGGGCGACTATCGCAAAGTGCGCGTGCAAGCCATTGACGCGGCTGTAAGCGGTGACTACGTAATGGCGAACCAATTCTATCAAAACAACGTGCTGCCGACTATCGGCGAATTGTCGACCCACACGCACAAAATGGTTGAATGGAATGATCGTACAGGCAGGCAATATATCGAAACCTGTAAAAAGGACTATGAAAATGCACGATTGGAACTGTTCGTCCTAATGGGTGTCAGTCTTGTACTGGCAATTCTGGCAGCCATTCTCATCACTCGTTCTATCGTCAAACCATTGGGGGATTTGGTCAAGGTATCCAACCGCATCGCTAAGGGAGACCTTTCCGGTCAACTTATCGTCAAACGGCAGGATGAAATCGGCGAATTGGAAACAGCAGTAGGCAACATGTTGACCAACTTGCGTACCGTAATTCTTGGCGTGCAAAACGGTGCTGATAATGTAGCGGCTTCCTCGGAAGAACTCACCGCCAGCGCGGATCAGTCTTCACAAACTGCCAACAGTATTGCCGTTTCCATCATAGATGTCGCGCAGGGCATGGAAAGACAACGCAGCATTGTTGGCGATTCGGTTGACACTGCACAAAAAATATCGGCGGAAGCGAATCAAATCGCCGCCAACGCCAAGTCGGTTGAAGCAACTTCAGATAAGACGGCACAGTCCACAAAAGAAGGCTTGAAAGCGGTAGAGACAGCTACAAACCAAATGACTTCCATTCAAAAGACAGTCAAAAACCTGGAACACGAAATTACCGGTTTGGGTGTACGTTCCAATGAAATCGGCCAGATTGTCGAAACCATTTCCGGCATTGCCGGCCAGACTAACTTACTGGCATTGAATGCCGCCATCGAAGCGGCCAGAGCCGGAGAACAAGGGCGCGGTTTTGCCGTAGTTGCCGAAGAAGTGCGGAAATTGGCCGAGCAATCGCAAGAAGCTGCTAAGCAAATAGCAACTTTGGTGGGCGATATTCAACAAGACACCAATAAGGCGGTACAGGCGATGCAAGCCGGTACAAGAGAAGTAACGGTAGGAGCGGAACTGGTGGGCAGTGCCGGATCTGCCTTTAGAGAAATTGCGGAACTTGTCGGTCAGACCTCAAGTCAGGTCAGGGAAATCTCCGTACTGATTAGGGCGATGGCGACAGGCAGTCAGGAAATTGTCGTTGGAGCAGAAATCGTGAACACCGTCATCCAAGAGACAGCCGGCCAGACGCAGAGCGTTTCAGCGGCGACTGAACAACAATTGGCATCCATGCAGGAAATTGCTGCTGCTAGTCAGGCACTGGCCAAACGCGCAGAAGAATTGCAGGCAATTGTGCAAAAGTTTATTTTGTAG
- the rlmD gene encoding 23S rRNA (uracil(1939)-C(5))-methyltransferase RlmD — protein sequence MPKQIHKPPVETGKTYTIDITGLGHSGEGVGRYQDFTVFVPNALPGEKITAVITTVKKTYAVGRLDAVQITSPHRTTPDCGIYRECGGCQLQHLSYQEQLKVKRSQVVDAVTRIGKLPDVIVHPTIGAENPWYYRNKMQFPVGRKNGKVVIGCYSQGSHDIVDTDNCLIQHQTNNDIVRAVRGVVDELGIAAYEEQTGQGVLRHVLGRVGTATGEVMVVLITATERLPQRGALIERLKSKIPGLVSIVQNVNPRRTNIIMGDKTITLWGQDTITDKLGEFTFAISARSFFQVNTAQAEVLYSQAVKYAQLTGSETVIDAYCGTGTITLFLARQAAKVYGIEIVKPAIIDARQNAVNNKVDNVEFLVGDAVDIMPDLFKQGIRPDVIVVDPPRAGCEQKVLETFVKMEPQRIVYVSCNPASLARDLAVLDGLGYITQEIQPVDMFAQTSHVECCVWLKRKPSLDEARRGLGSRAVGNYGIYSRRQRKKTS from the coding sequence GTGCCGAAACAGATTCATAAGCCGCCGGTAGAGACTGGCAAAACCTACACCATTGATATTACCGGTCTGGGGCATAGCGGCGAAGGCGTAGGGCGGTATCAGGACTTTACTGTATTTGTACCCAATGCCCTGCCGGGAGAGAAAATAACGGCAGTTATTACCACCGTCAAAAAAACATATGCTGTTGGCCGCCTTGATGCCGTACAAATCACGTCACCGCACCGGACAACCCCTGACTGCGGGATATACCGGGAGTGCGGCGGCTGTCAATTACAGCATCTGAGCTATCAGGAACAGCTAAAGGTCAAGCGCAGTCAGGTCGTTGATGCCGTAACCCGTATCGGTAAATTGCCTGACGTTATCGTCCACCCTACTATCGGCGCGGAAAATCCCTGGTATTATCGCAATAAAATGCAGTTTCCGGTGGGCCGCAAGAACGGCAAAGTGGTCATTGGCTGTTACTCACAGGGAAGTCATGATATTGTCGATACCGATAATTGTCTAATCCAGCATCAGACTAATAACGATATTGTCCGTGCAGTCAGGGGTGTTGTTGATGAACTCGGTATTGCCGCCTATGAGGAACAGACCGGACAAGGCGTACTTCGGCATGTCCTGGGGCGGGTTGGCACAGCCACCGGCGAGGTTATGGTGGTATTAATAACGGCAACCGAGCGTCTGCCGCAGCGCGGTGCATTGATTGAACGCCTCAAAAGCAAAATTCCCGGACTTGTCAGCATTGTTCAAAATGTTAACCCCCGGCGAACCAATATCATCATGGGGGATAAGACAATTACCCTATGGGGGCAGGATACCATAACCGATAAGCTGGGTGAATTTACTTTTGCCATATCGGCCAGGTCGTTTTTCCAGGTAAATACCGCTCAGGCTGAAGTCTTATACAGCCAAGCCGTTAAATACGCCCAGCTGACAGGCAGCGAAACCGTCATTGACGCCTATTGCGGCACAGGTACCATAACCTTATTCCTGGCCCGGCAGGCAGCCAAAGTGTATGGCATCGAGATTGTCAAGCCTGCCATCATCGACGCCCGGCAAAATGCTGTTAATAACAAGGTGGACAATGTAGAATTCCTTGTTGGCGATGCCGTCGATATTATGCCAGACCTGTTTAAACAAGGCATACGGCCTGATGTCATCGTGGTCGATCCCCCTCGCGCCGGCTGCGAGCAAAAAGTGCTGGAGACTTTTGTAAAGATGGAGCCTCAGCGTATTGTGTATGTATCATGCAACCCGGCTTCCTTAGCGCGTGACTTGGCTGTTCTGGACGGCTTGGGGTATATAACGCAGGAGATTCAGCCGGTGGATATGTTTGCACAGACGAGTCACGTGGAGTGTTGCGTTTGGCTGAAAAGAAAACCCAGCCTTGATGAAGCCAGGCGGGGACTGGGTTCAAGGGCTGTGGGGAATTATGGAATATATTCTCGCAGACAAAGGAAGAAAACATCATAA